Sequence from the Nymphaea colorata isolate Beijing-Zhang1983 chromosome 9, ASM883128v2, whole genome shotgun sequence genome:
TAAGCCTAACCTGACACTAACAAACAACTTTTAAGTCAGCCCGAACCAAACTTTACCAAACTTGGACGGACCCAACCAGAAGCTCAACTTTaactatctatatatatatatatatatatatatatatatatatatatatatatatatatatatatatatatatatatatattcacgtGGAAAAGTTTTGTCACATCGTCAAAGTTGACTTGGACCCGGAGGGAGGGAGACTGTGAGAGCGGTGGTGGCTAAGTTCTAGAATTCCAAAAGCAAATGATGCAATTCTTACACTTTGTCAACAGATCCCCGCCATGATTGTGACAGCCACCCGCCATTACCGTCTCGTGTCCTTCTCTCTTTTCACTAAATCAATCTGAGAAGGAAGGCTGAGCGGAGGGCAGAGAATGGGCTTGAATCAACATTCAACTGCAACAAGAAGGCCgctttctcctccttcctcctctccccGTCCCCcttcctcgtcttcttcttattcCTCAACCACCGCCTCGCTACCCTTCTGCAGAATCATACTCCTTTCTCCAGTTCTCCTAATcaccttcttccttctcttcagCAGCGGCAGAAACACGACCATCTTCTCACCTGCAGGGCTCCCCTGCTCTTTCACTCCCGCCTTCAAGACTCCCCACAACTGGACAGGGGATTTGCGGTTCGCGCAGTTCGCTTGGAACAAGCTCTGCTTCGGCCAAACCAGGGAGAGGCTCCGCCTCGCCGTCTTCTCCAAGAAATGGCCGGTTGGCTCTGCTCCCGGCGGCATGGAGCGCCACGCGCACACCCTCTACTCTGCGCTGGCGCGCGCAGGGCACACTGTTCACGTTTACACCGTGGCGGCCATTGGGAAGTCCGGAAGCCGGCGCGTGGACCACATCGTTGACGGGGAGCTTCACCTGCACCTAGCGTCCAACGACGCAGGGATGCTGGACGTGTCGACGGCGTGGAAGCTGTTCGTCGCCGAGAACCGCAGCCAGCCCTTCCACTTCGTCCACACCGAGAGCGTTGCCCTGCCGCACTGGCGAGCTCGCCTGGTGCCCAACCTGGCGGCGACGTGGCACGGCATCGCTTACGAGGGCCTCCACTCGGAGCTTTTCCAGGACCTCCTCCGCGGCCCCCGTGAGCCCCGCTCCGACCGGGACGATGGCCGGCTCCGGGACGCCCTTCCCAAGCTCCTAGATGAGGTCCGCTTCTTCTCCGGCTACCGGCACCACATCGCCATAAGCGACAGCGCCGGCCAAGTGCTCGTGAACGTCTACCAGCTGCCCAAGGAAAACGTCCACATCATACTCAACGGCGTTGACCACGACAGCTTCCACCACGACCCAGAGGCGGGGGCGAGATTTCGGCTAGAATTCGGGGTGCCTCACGACGCCGGCCTCGTGATGGGAGTCGCCGGCCGGCTGGTCAAGGACAAGGGCCATCCCCTACTCTACGAGGCCTTCTCCGCCATCAAGGAGCGCCACCCGCACGTATACCTGCTGATAGCAGGGGCAGGGCCGTGGGAGAAACGCTACAGGGAGCTGGAGCCCAACGTGAAGGTGCTCGGCGCCATGGACCCCTCCCGGCTCGCCGAGTTCTACAACGCGCTCGACGTATTCGTGAACCCGACGCTCAGGCCGCAGGGCCTGGACCTCACCCTGATGGAAGCCATGCACTGCGGGAAGCCGCTGCTGGCCACCAATTTCCCAAGCATAGCCGGGACTGTGGTGCTGAATGACGGCTTCGGCTACACCTTCGCTCCCAACGTGAAGTCCTTAACGGAGGCGATGGAGTCGGCCATCAGAGACGGACCGGAGGAGCTGGCCAGGAAAGGGGAGGGATGCAAGCAGTACGCCATGGCTATGTTCACTTCTCGAAAAATGGCTTCTGCCTATGAAAGGTTCTTCCTCTGCATGAAAGATGTAAAATATTGCCAGTATCCCCTAGACATCGATCAttgttaaatttttctttttcttttattttttgtttcattgttatATTATGCGCACCTGCAATGAGATCCAAGATTCTCTGTATTTGTAAGAACGTGCTGATACAGTTAATTCAAAATCGAGAGATTCTAGATGTTCACGTATAGTGGTTTAGTGCTGATACAGTTAATTCAAAATCGAGAGATTATAGATGTTCACGTATGGTGGTTTAGACTTAGTGAAATTCGATCGAATCTctaatcatttttgttttttttgcttgaagttgAGAGTGCATGAAGCATGAGAAAAGTTTATCATCCTTTCAGGTAGAGTTTTAGATTGGGGTATGCAGACAATGAGAAGTGCCTTCTGGTTTCTTCTACACTCTAACATGTTTATGAAGCACCCACATTGGAACGTGTTGCATTATGTTTGGAGTTGGCAATGCAGCTTCATACTCAATGTTGTATTTACAGATGAAGATGTTAATGCAACTTCGTTCTCAAACTCATTTCCACGATTTCCCTGCCACGATAATTGCTTCTGAACTAAAAGGAACTTACGAACAGCTTATAGTTGCAGTTACGTAAAATTGGAAGTCATGCTTTTAGGATATATGCAATACATATT
This genomic interval carries:
- the LOC116260968 gene encoding uncharacterized protein LOC116260968 → MGLNQHSTATRRPLSPPSSSPRPPSSSSSYSSTTASLPFCRIILLSPVLLITFFLLFSSGRNTTIFSPAGLPCSFTPAFKTPHNWTGDLRFAQFAWNKLCFGQTRERLRLAVFSKKWPVGSAPGGMERHAHTLYSALARAGHTVHVYTVAAIGKSGSRRVDHIVDGELHLHLASNDAGMLDVSTAWKLFVAENRSQPFHFVHTESVALPHWRARLVPNLAATWHGIAYEGLHSELFQDLLRGPREPRSDRDDGRLRDALPKLLDEVRFFSGYRHHIAISDSAGQVLVNVYQLPKENVHIILNGVDHDSFHHDPEAGARFRLEFGVPHDAGLVMGVAGRLVKDKGHPLLYEAFSAIKERHPHVYLLIAGAGPWEKRYRELEPNVKVLGAMDPSRLAEFYNALDVFVNPTLRPQGLDLTLMEAMHCGKPLLATNFPSIAGTVVLNDGFGYTFAPNVKSLTEAMESAIRDGPEELARKGEGCKQYAMAMFTSRKMASAYERFFLCMKDVKYCQYPLDIDHC